A window of Kribbella voronezhensis genomic DNA:
CCAGGTGTCCGCAACCGGCCGGGACGAACTGGCCCGCTGGCTGGCCGAGCCGGTCGACCCCGCCGTACTCCGTGACGGACTCGCGGTGAAGATCCGAGGCGCGTCGCTCGGCGACACAGCCGCCGTACTGCGGGAAGTCGTGCGCCACCGTGGTGAGCACGCCGCCCTGCTCGAGGTCTACCACGGCATCCGGCGTCGCGACTTCCCCAAGCCGGCCAAGCTCAGCGGCCGCGAACTCCATCAGTACCTGGTACTCCGCGGCGGCATCCGGGCCGAGGAATCCTTCCTGGCCTGGTGTGACGAGGTCATCGAGGCAATGCGATCGGAGCAGTCATGAGTGCGTACCCGAACCTGCTGGCGCCCCTGGACCTCGGTCACGTCACCCTCAAGAACCGGGTGATCATGGGCTCGATGCACACCGGGCTGGAGGATCGGGCCAAGGACCTGCCCAAGCTTGCCGCGTACTTCGCCGAGCGGGCGCGGGGCGGCGTCGCCCTGATGGTGACCGGTGGCTACGCGCCGAACCGGACCGGCTGGCTCACGCCGTTCGGGTCCAAGCTGACCAGTCGCCGGCAGGCCCGCAAGCACCGGATCGTCACCGATGCCGTGCATGCCGAAGGTGGGCTGATCGCGTTGCAGATCCTGCACGCCGGGCGGTACGCATACCACCCGTTCAGCGTGTCGGCCTCGGCGTTGAAGGCGCCGATCAACCCGTTCAAGCCGCGAGCGCTGTCGGATCGAGGAGTACGCCGCCAGATCGACGCGTACGTCGAGTGCGCGGCGCTGGCGCGCGAAGGCGGATACGACGGGGTCGAGGTGATGGGGTCCGAGGGGTACTTCATCAACCAGTTCCTGGCCGAACGGACCAACAAGCGCAAGGACCGCTGGGGCGGTAGCCCGCAGAACCGGCGCCGGCTGGCGGTCGAGATCGTCCGGCGGATCCGCGAGCGGGTCGGTCCGGACTTCCTGATCATCTACCGGCTGTCGATGGCCGACCTGGTCGAAGGCGGCCAGAGCTGGGAAGAAGTCGTTGCACTGGGCAAGGAGATTGAGGCGGCCGGTGCCTCGATCATCAACACCGGCATCGGCTGGCACGAAGCCCGGGTGCCGACGATCGTCACCTCCGTACCGCGGGCGGCGTTCACCTCGGTGACCGCCTCGTTCAGTCCGCACGTGAGCATCCCGGTGGTCACCTCCAACCGGATCAACCTGCCGCAGGTCGGCGAGGAGGTGCTGGCGCGCGGCGACGCCGACCTGATCAGCATGGCCAGGCCGTTCCTGGCCGACCCGGAATGGGTGCTCAAGGCAACCACTGACCGGGCCGACGAGATCAACGTGTGCATCGCCTGCAACCAGGCCTGCCTGGACCACGTGTTCGCGAAGAAGACCGCCAGTTGCATGGTGAACCCGCGCGCCGCGCACGAGACCGAACTGGTACTGCTGCCGACTCGGCGTACGAAGAAGATCGCTGTGGTGGGCGCGGGGCCTGCCGGGCTGGCCGCCGCGGTGACCGCGGCCGAGCGGGGGCATCAGGTCGAGTTGTTCGAGGCCGATGACGAGATCGGTGGGCAGTTCGGGATCGCGCAGAAGATCCCCGGCAAGGAGGAGTTCGCCGAGACGATCCGGTACTACCGGCGGCGGCTCGACCTGACCGGCGTGAAGCTTCACCTCGGTCATCGGGCGACTGCCGAAGATCTGAACGGGTTCGACGAGGTGGTGCTGGCAACCGGGGTCGTCCCGCGCGTGCCGGACATCCCGGGCATCGAGCACGAGAAGGTGCTCTCGTACGTCGACGTCGTACGGCATGGACGCCACGTCGGTACATCGGTCGCCGTGGTTGGCGCGGGCGGGATCGGCGTGGATGTGAGCGAGTTCTTGACGACGACCGAGTCGCCGACGCTGGACCTGGCGGCGTGGAAGGCCGAGTGGGGCGTCGCGGATCCGACGGTCGCGCCGGGCGCTCTCACCACGCCGCGACCTGAGGCGTCGCCGCGCAAGGTCTACCTGCTGCAGCGCAAGCCCGGAAAGATCGGCGCCGGCCTCGGCAAGACCACCGGCTGGGTGCACCGCGCAGCCCTGAAGAACAAGCAGGTCGAGCAACTCCGCGGCGTCAACTACGAACGCATCGACGACGAAGGCCTGCACATCACCTTCGGCCCCCACCACGAGAACCCACGCACCCTGGCGGTCGACACCATCGTCATCTGCGCCGGCCAGGAACCCGTCCGCGACCTCGCCGCCACCCTCACCACCCCCGTCCACCTCATCGGCGGCGCCGACGTAGCAACCGAACTAGACGCCAAACGAGCCATCAACCAAGCCACCCGCCTCGCCGCCACGCTGTAAGAACAAGAGAGTCGGTTGAGGTTCGAAGCGGGCGTAGGACGGGCTACTTGGTGGTGGCGGCTTTGGCGGCTGCCTTCTTTTGTTGTTTGTACTCGCGGACCTTTGACAGCGAGTCGGCATCTACTACGTCGGCGACTGAGCGGTGGCCGTCGAGGGCGTAGTCGCCGGCTGCTTCCTCCCAGCCGTCGGGGCGGATGCCGAGTTGCTTGGCGAGCAGGGCGACGAAGATCTGGGCTTTCTGCTTGCCGAAGCCGGGGAGTTCCTGGACCCGCTTGAAGAGTTCCTTGCCGGTGGTCGGCTCGGTCCACAGTCGCGTCACGTCGCCGTCGTACTTCGACTCGACCAGCGCGGCCAGTTCCTGCAGCCGGGCCGCCATCGACCCGGGGAAGCGGTGGATCGCCGGCGGCCGGCTGCACAGCTCCTTGAAAGCCTCCGGCTCAGCGGCGGCGATCGCGGCAGGATCCAGCGTGCCGAACCGGCTCAGCACCTTCCACCCACCCCGGAACGCGTGTTCCATCCCGTACTGCTGATCCAGCATCATGCCCATCAGGACGGCGAACGGGTACTCGTCGAGAACTTTGTCGGCTGCCGGTTCGTTGGCGATCTGAAAGCCCATAGCCGCATGGTCCCACGAGCCTGCGACCTGACGGTCAGGGCCACCGCGACAATTTCGCCTGACCAACCGAGCGCCGGCGACCCTCCGGCCGTACTGCGGTACGCGCGGCAACCTCGTCGTACGGGCGTGCGGGTTAACCCCTGTGCCTGAGGTGATCCACGCCGCAACGCGGGCGGGTGGCGGGTGTCGGGCCTATGCTCAGCGAGGGCGGGCGACGACGTGGAGGAGCGCGGATGGAGATCCGGGATCTGGATCGGCGGGCCGGCGCATTGCTGGGCGAAGTGGTCATGCAGGTGCGGCCGGAGCAACTCTGGTTCCCGACGCCGTGCCCGGACTGGACGGTTCGCGGGCTGCTGCGGCACATCGTCAGCGAGAACGAGGGCTTCGCCGCCGCTGCCACCGACGGGTCGGCACCCGTCCAGACCTGGACCGGCGGGCGGCTCGGCGACAACCCGGCCGGCGCGTACCGGCGGTCGAACGCGCGGGTCGCCGAGGCGTTCGCCGACGGGGGAGCGTTGGACCGGCCGATGGAGGTCCGCGAGTTCGGCACCTTCCCGCGCCGGGTGGCCCTGACGTTCCGGCAGCTCGACTGCGTGGTGCACGCGTGGGACCTGGCCCGGGCGATCGACATCCCGTACGACCCGCCCGCCGACATGGTCGAGATCGCGCTCACGCTGGCCCGCCGCATCCCCGACACCGACTCCACCCGCGGCCCCGGCGCCGCCTTCGAGCGCAGCGTCAAGGTCCCCGGCGACGCCTCGGACCTCGCCACCCTCCTCGCCCTCCTGGGCCGCAACCCCGACTGGATCTCCCCCCTCGACTGATCTCTGTACTACGAGGCGCCCACCACCCTGGTACTACGGCGCTCCCGCGCTCCCTGCTCCGGGCGCCGCCCCGCGCTCCCGTGCTCCGGGCGCCCCGCGGCACACGTCGTACTGCGATGGTGTCCGGATCTGTGGGGTTCGCGTCCGGTTCGGGCGGCCCGTGGGGGTCTCGCGTCGGTGAGGCTGGAACTCACCACCGAGGAGGACCTGTGAACCGCATCGCCGACATCGAGATCCCGGACAGCAAGCTCGCCACCGAGGCGACCGAACTGGTCCGTGATCTCACCGACGACCTGATCTACCACCACTCGCGCCGGGTGTTCCTGTTCGGCTCGTTGCAAGGCCGGGACCTGAAGTACGACCCCGAACTCCTGTACGTCGGCGCGATGTTCCACGACCTCGGCCTCACCAGCGCCTACCGCGATTCGATGCAGCGCTTCGAACTCGACGGCGCCGACGCGGCCGCCGCCTTCCTCCGCGACCGCGGCATCAACGAAGCGGACGCCGAGCTCGTCTGGACCGCCATCGCCCTGCACACGACGCCGGAGATCCCGCACCACCTGCGCCCCGAGGTCGCGCTCGTCACCGCCGGCGTCGAGGCCGACGTACTCGGCATCGCCCTCGACCGCATCCCCGCGGCAGCGCGTGCCGAGATCGTCGCCGCGCACCCGCGACCCGACTTCAAGAACCGCATCCTCGAAGCCTTCACCCGCGGCATCGAGCACCGCCCCGCGACCACCTTCGGCAACGTCAAGGCCGATGTCCTGGCCCGCTACGTCCCCGGCTTCCAGCCGATCAACTTCGTCGACACCATTCTCACTTCAGCCTGGCCGGAATAGTCACTCCGGCGTCGGCGTGACTGCGGCGATCCCGCCCGGAGCAGCGGCGCCCGACAGCGCGTCGTACGACGTCAGCGAGATCTCGTCCGGGCTGCCCGCGGCAGCCTTGGCGAGCAGCGGGCGGAACGGGCGGGACGTCATCAACCGGGTGGCGGCGTCGCGGAGCACGATGCCGGTGCGCGTCATCGGCATCGCCATCTTGATCCCACCCGGTGGCAGCTCCATCCGCTGGCCGACATACGGCTGCATCCGAGCCTGGTACGCCGGGTACGCGCGCAAGTGGTTGCCCTCGGCAATGGCCAGTTCGCTCGCCAGACAGTAGGCGCCCACGAGCGACAGCGCAGTACCGTGTCCGGCCAGTGGCGAACCGCAGTAGCCGGCGTCGCCGATCAGTACTACGCGACCGCGCGACCACTCCGGTACGACGACCTGGCTGGTCGTGTCGAAGTAGAAGTCGTCCGCGTCGGGCAGTTGCTCGAGGATCTTCGGCGTATGCCAGCCGAGCCCGGCAAACGTTTTCGCCAGTAGCGCCTTCTGCTCCTGCACGTCCCGCCGGTCGTAGCTGATCGTGGCGGACCGGAAGTTGAGCAGTGCCTTCGCCTGGCGTGGGTCGTGATCGGGTCGCAGCCCGACCCAGCGACCACCGGGCGCCGAGTAGATCTTCATCCACCCGTCCAGCGGCTCGGGGGTCTCGACGGTGAAGAAGGCGCCGTAGCCACCGAGATGACGGACGTACTCCGACTCCGGCCCGAACGCGGTCGACCGGACCTGCGAGTGCACCCCGTCGGCCCCGACGACCAGGTCGAACCGGCGCTCACCGCCTTCCCGGAACGTCACCACGACACCGCGGTCGTCCTCGCTCAGCGCGGTGACCGAGTCGCCGTACAGGTACTCGACGTCGCCCGCCGTCGCGTCGAGCAGGATCTCGGCGAGGTCGCCGCGAAGGATCTCGAGTTCGGCGACCGGGCCGGCGCCGTCGAGCAGTTCGACCGGCATCGCGGCGGACCGGCGTCCGGAGGCTCGCACGTACTCCATCCCGCGCTCGTGCATCAGCCGCGCCTCGATCGCCGGCATCAGCCCCATCCGGGTGACGACCTCGCGGGCGATGCCGCGGACGTCGACGGTCTGGCCGCCCGGGCGGGGCGTGGCGGCGACCTCGACCACGGTCGGGCGGAACCCGTACCGGTGCAGCCAGTAGGCGAGCGCTGGTCCGGCGATCCCGGCCCCGGAGATCAATACGTTCTTCGACATCTGCCGACTTCCTTCCACTGGGGTAGTGCACGTACGGTGTATACGAGGACGTTAACCAGCTCTGCCGCTCTACCCCGGGTGATTCCGCTGCTGCCCTAGTGCACCAATTTCTGGGGCGGTCTGGGTGGAGCGGGCGGGGCGCCGCAGACCGTGACCGGGTGCATCAGGTGCACTAGTGCGAGAGGAAGTCGATGAACGACGCGCCGTACCAGCGCATCGCCGCGGAGCTCCGGAGTCTGATCCGGACGGGCAAACTCAAACCGGGCGATCGGGTGCCGTCGACCCGCGCCTTGGTCCGCGACCACGGCGTCGCAATGGCCACGGCGACGAAGGTCCTCGCCCTGCTCCAGCAGGAACGCCTCATCCACCCTCGCCCAGGCATCGGCAACGTCGTCGGCCCACCCCCACGCCGCTCACCCGCCACCTCGAACCACCCCACCTCCACCCGTACGCCGCCCCACCGCCCACCCAGCAACACCAGCTCCCTCCGCACAACACCCCACCCCCCGCCCACCGCTGACGCCCCCGCCCGCCCCGCCACCCCCGGCCGCGCTGACACGCTTGGTCGCCCCACCGCCGCCGATCGTGGCTCCGCGCCTGGTTCTTCCCGAGACGACCGCCTTGGGGTGGCTGGGCGGGTTGAGGTCGGGGAGGAGTTGTTGAGTCGGGAGTTGGTGGTTCGGGTGGCGATCGGGATCGCTGATGCGGAGGGGATGCCTGCGTTGTCCATGCGGCGGATCGCGACCGAGTTGGGGGTCTCGACGATGGCGCTCTACCGGTACGTCGGCGGCAAGGACGCTCTCATCCTGCAGATGGTCGACACTGCGATCGGCGATTTCCCCTTCCCCACAAGGCGTCCCAGCAACTGGCGCGACGCCATCGAGCAAACCGCGCGGCTGCAGTGGGCGGCGTACCGGCAGCACCTCTGGTTGCCCAGTGCTCTCACAGTCGGCCGCCCCCAGGTGCTCCCGAAGCTACTGCCACACACCGACGCCGTACTGCGTGCCGTCGCCGGCTTCGGCCTGGACGCGAGCACCGCCATGTACGCCGCGATCACCGTCTTCGGCTACGTGCGCGGCGTCGCGCTCAACCTCGAACCCGAGGTGCAGGCGGAGCAGGACACCGGCCTGACCGCCGACGAGTGGGCCGCGCACCAGGCGAGCCTGCTCGGCGGCCTGGTGCAGACGGAGGATCTCCCGGGGTTCCGGGCGCTCGCGATCCCGGACGGTTTCGACTTCGACTTCGACCTTGACCAGCTCTTCGAGTTCGGTCTGGCGCTCGTCCTCGACGGCCTCGCGGTCAGGCTCGGCGTCTGACGATCGCGGGACACTTGTGCTGTGCGGTTCTGCGCAGCCGCACCGCTACGCTGAGTGTTCGACGGAGGAGGTGGCATGGCGCTGGAGCCGGTGTTCGCGCCCGACGTACCGCTGCAGGTGCGCCGGCTGTACGAGCGCAAGCCGGAGCTGTTCGTCCCGGCCGGGCAACCACGACCGAAGCGCGAGACCTCCTGGTCGACCGCGCCGGGAGCGACCTTCGGATCGCTGCTGGTCTGGCTCGCGATCTGTGTCGGCGGCTGGATCCTCGGGCTCATCGTCTTCGCCATCACCCTGCCGACCGCGGTCGCCGCGTGGTCCGCGCTCGCGCTCGCTGTCGTCGCCGTCGTACTGACGGGTGGGGTCGCCGTCAGCTCGGCCGTCGAGGACCGCGCTCACAAGGCGGTCCGGTTGCAGCACGGCAAGTACCTGTTGCCGGAGGACTTCGACGAAGAGGCCGGCCGGGTGCTCGGCCGCGCCCAGCGTGCGGTGAGAACGGTGCTCGGGGCAACGGTCACCCAGCGTGGCCTGCTCGACGAGATGCAGAACGACCTGGTCCTGCCCGAGCAGCTGTGGGACATCGGCCAGGTCCTGCACGAACAGTCCGTACTCCGCGCCCGCCAGCGCGACATCGCCCGCGGGATGGCGACCGCCGAACTCGAAGCCGTCCTCGGCCCGCAACGCCGTGCCCTCACCCGCTCGGCCGATGCGATCAAGCGCAAGGTCGAACTACTCGAGCGGTACGCCGACCGGGTCCGTTCCGCCGACGCCGCCCTTCGTGCTGAGGCGGCTTTGGAAGACGGCGATCGCTACATCGAACTCCTGGCCCGGACGGAGCCGGCCGGTGACACCAGCGTCGTCCAGGGCTTCGCCGACGAGGCCGCGGCCCTTCGCGACACCCTCTCCCGCAGCATCGAATCAGCCAGAGCCGCCGGGCGGACCCTGGCTCTCCCGGACTAGCCTTCGGCCATGAGCCGGACTGTGATCGTTGCGGGCGGGACTGGTGGACTCGGGTCCGCGGTGACCGCGGAATTTCTGACGGCCGGCTGGCGGGTCGTCGTACCGGGGCGCAGTGAGGCGACGCTCGCCTCGCTGGGGCAGCACGAGCGGCTGCAGACGCTCGTCGCGGACCTGTCTGATCCGGCGGGTGCCCAGCAGGTCGCCGAGCTCGCTGCCGCTGATCAGGACGCGCCGGTCAAGGCGCTGCTCAATCTCGTCGGCGGATTCGCTTCCGGCGCGAGAGTGCACGAGACGCCGATCGAAGACTTCGAGAACCAGCTTCGTCTGAACCTGCGCCCGATGTACCTGATCACGCAGGCCGCGCTCCCGCACCTGATCGCGGCCGGCGGCGGAGCGATCGTCTGTACGTCGAGCGGTTCTGCGCTGAAGCCCTTCTCCGGAGCAGCCGGCTACATCACCGCGAAGGCCGGCGTACTCGCCTTCGTGGATGCGCTCGCCGTGGAATACGCGAAGGACAACATCCGAGTCAACGCGATCATCCCCGGCACCATCGACACCCCCGCCAACCGCGAGGCCCGACCAACCGCCAACACCACCACCTGGACCCCACCCGCCCGCATCGCCACCGTTCTCCGCTTCCTGGCCGAGAACGACTCACTCACCGGCGCCCATCTCCCGGTCTGAACTAGCTGTTCCGTTCCTCGATCAGCAGGGCAACTCCGGCGAGGATGCGCTCGAGGCCGAACTTCAGCGCGTGTTCCGAGTTGATCGCCGCCTGGTGTTGCTCGCCGGTCGCGGAGCCGACCCGCCCGGCGACGGGGAAGCGGTCCGCCAGGGCGCCCATGTAGTGCGCGAGGGCCGGTCCCGTCGTGAGCCACCACTCCGCGTCGGTCATCCCTGACTCGCGTTGCGTGCGGAGGTGCTCGGCCGCGGTACGCGCCGTGCCCCGCACGTGCGTGAGGATCAGGTTGAGCGTCGAGTCCATCTCGACGTCGGTCAGCCCGAGTCCGTCCAGCGGCCGCAGTTCGGTCTCGTACTTGGCGATGATGTTCGGGCCGACGGTCGAGCGGACGGCCGGCACCTCATGGATCCACGGGTGCCGCATCAGCAGGTCCCAGTTGCGCTGGGCAACGAACTCGAGCGCACCACGCCAGCCGCCCGGTTGGCGCACCGGCTCGTCGGCATCGGCGTACAGGTCGCCGTAGACCGAGTCGTACATCAGCACGGTCAGCTCGCCCTTGCCCGGCACGTGCGTGTAGAGCGACATCGTCCCGGCCTTGAGCTGCTCGGCGACCAGGCGCATCGAGACCGCCTCCAGCCCGTTCGCGTCGGCCAGCTCGATGGCGGTGTCGATGATCGCCCGCAGCGTCAGCCCGGAGCGGCCGGGCTTGGTGTGGGTGCCCCAGAGCAGGGCCAGGCTGCGCGCCGGATCGGCCGCGGCGGTCTTTTTTCCAGGCACGGGAACAAACCTTAGCCGGTCGTCGTTGAGCTGATCGTTCATGAGTCGTACGATGTACGGTACACTCTACGGCTCAAGTGTCAGAGGGGATGGTCGTGCAAAGGGTTGAAGTGCCAGAACGCGTGATCGTGGCAAGCGAAGTGCGCAAGAACTACGCCGGCGGAAGCGAGGGAGCGGGCCTGAACGGGTTCGACCTGGAGGTCCAGGCCGGCACGGTGGTCGGCCTGCTCGGGCCGAACGGGGCCGGCAAGACCACCGCCGTACGAATCCTGTCGACGCTGCTCGCGCCGGATTCCGGCGAGGCAACGGTCGCTGGGTACGACATACGTCGCCAGGGCGGGGAAGTTCGCCGGCGGATCGGCCTGGTCGGGCAGTATGCGGCGGTCGACGAGATCCTCACCGGACGGCAGAACCTCGTGCTGTTCGGCCGGCTGAACCACTTGTCCCGGCCGACAGCGATGCGCCGGGCGGACGAGTTGCTCGAACGGTTCGCGCTGACCGCGGCGGCGGACCAGGCAGCCGCGAAGTACTCCGGTGGTATGCGGCGCCGCCTCGATCTGGCCGCCAGCCTGATCGTCGCGCCGCCGGTGTTGTTCGTCGACGAGCCGACGACCGGGCTGGATCCGGCCGCGCGGATCGAGGTCTGGTCGGCGGTCCGGGATCTGGTCGACGGCGGGACGACGGTGTTGCTGACCACGCAGTACCTGGAGGAGGCGGATCGTTTGGCGGACCGGATCTCGATGCTCAAGGCAGGCAAAGTCGTTGCCGAGGGCACACCGGACGAGTTGAAGGCGGCCTTGGGCGCCGACTGGCTCGACGTGGTGCTGCTCGATCCCGCTGATGTCCCACGAGTGCGGGCGTTGGTGGAACCGCTGGCCGCCGGGGAGCTCCGGGTCGACGACCTGCGGGTGAGCATCCCGGTGCGGGATCGCACCCGCGCGTTGGTGGACGTCGCGACGTCGTTGCGGGAGGCAATGATCGAACCGGAGGACATCACCTTGCGGCGGCCGACGCTCGACGAGGTCTTCCTGCACCTGACGGCTGAGGAGGTGGCGGCATGACGAACCGTTTCGGCTGGGCCCTGGCCGACGGCTGGACGATCGCGCGGCGAGACCTGACGCACTGGCGGATGCAGCCCGGTCCGGTGATCTTCAAGTGGTTCTTCCCGGTGCTGATGCTGCTGATGTTCGGCGCCCTGCTCGGCGGCGCGATGGAACGCCCCGAGGGCCAGTCGTACTACGAGTTGCTGGTGCCCGGGATCTTCGCGCTGGCCATGCTGTTCGGACTCGAGTCGACGATGCTGGCGATCACCGAGGATGCGGCGAAGGGCGTCACCGACCGGTTCCGTTCGCTACCGATCAGTTCGACCGCGGTGGTGCTCGGCCGGTGTATCGCGGACCTGCTCGACTCGATCGTGACGCTCACGGTGCTGGTGGTGACCGGGCTGGCGCTGGGCTGGCGCTGGCACGGCACGTTCGCGGCGGCGCTGGCCGCTTTCGGATTGTTGCTGTTGCTCCGGTTCGCCTTGCTGTGGGTCGGCATCTTCATCGGCCTGGTGGTGAAGAATGCACAGAGTGTCGCGATGGTCCAGGTGCTGGTGTGGCCGATCGGGTTCCTGTCCAGCGCCTTCGTGGCGACCTCGACGATGCCGTCGTGGCTGGGTGCGGTCGCGCAGTGGAACCCACTGTCGCTCACCGCGACCGCGGCCCGGTCCTTGTTCGAGAATCCGGAGACCGCGCCGGCCTCGTGGATCGGCGACCATGCCATCGCGGCGGCCGTCGCCGGGCCGTTGCTGCTGACCGCGGTGTTCTTGCCGCTCGCAGCGACCCGGTTCCGGAAGCTGTCGCGCTGACGGAGGGACGGGAGGCCGTGTTGAGGGGCGCGGCCTTCCGCCCGCAGTACGGGCTCGTGTGACCGTGGTGCCACGGTCAGCGAATTTGACCAACAATCGAACTCCTGTGCGATCCTTGCCTCATGGGGAGCAACAGGAGATATCCGCGGGAGCCGCCGCCGGACAGTCGGCGGCGGCACTGCTGGGTGCTTGCCACAGCGCACGAGCGGGGTCCGTGGCCCGGCCTGATCCTGGAGTGGCGGCGGACCAACTCCGACGACTGGATGGCCCGGGTGGTGTACGTGCCGAATCCGAAGGAGGCCAAGTCGGTCGAGGCGTGGTTCGCGGCCGGGCTGCTCCGCCCGCTGGAGCCGCCCGGGCTGTCGCCGCGGCAGCAGCCCCGGGTGCCGCCGGGCCAGGTCGACTTCCGGTGACCTGGGATCGGTGAAGACCCGCAGACGGTGAAGTAAACCGATCGCCGCTCGGCGGCGTCTGAAGAAGTGTGCGTCTTGGGTACTTGACGCACACTGGTATCGGGCGCTGACAGGGGAGCTATGGGGAGTCGATCACGCGCGACCCGGGCGAAAGGCCGCCCCGGGCGGCCCGGTCGCGCCCGCTCCCGGACAGTGTCCGGTTCGCTCGGACTGACTGTGCTCAGCGCGTTGCTGCCCGGTGTCGGCCTCATCATCGGCGGCCGGCGGCGGCTCGGCGCTTTCGTCCTCACGCTCAGCTTGGGACTGCTCGGTCTCGGCGT
This region includes:
- a CDS encoding TetR/AcrR family transcriptional regulator C-terminal domain-containing protein, which gives rise to MNDAPYQRIAAELRSLIRTGKLKPGDRVPSTRALVRDHGVAMATATKVLALLQQERLIHPRPGIGNVVGPPPRRSPATSNHPTSTRTPPHRPPSNTSSLRTTPHPPPTADAPARPATPGRADTLGRPTAADRGSAPGSSRDDRLGVAGRVEVGEELLSRELVVRVAIGIADAEGMPALSMRRIATELGVSTMALYRYVGGKDALILQMVDTAIGDFPFPTRRPSNWRDAIEQTARLQWAAYRQHLWLPSALTVGRPQVLPKLLPHTDAVLRAVAGFGLDASTAMYAAITVFGYVRGVALNLEPEVQAEQDTGLTADEWAAHQASLLGGLVQTEDLPGFRALAIPDGFDFDFDLDQLFEFGLALVLDGLAVRLGV
- a CDS encoding ATP-binding cassette domain-containing protein translates to MASEVRKNYAGGSEGAGLNGFDLEVQAGTVVGLLGPNGAGKTTAVRILSTLLAPDSGEATVAGYDIRRQGGEVRRRIGLVGQYAAVDEILTGRQNLVLFGRLNHLSRPTAMRRADELLERFALTAAADQAAAKYSGGMRRRLDLAASLIVAPPVLFVDEPTTGLDPAARIEVWSAVRDLVDGGTTVLLTTQYLEEADRLADRISMLKAGKVVAEGTPDELKAALGADWLDVVLLDPADVPRVRALVEPLAAGELRVDDLRVSIPVRDRTRALVDVATSLREAMIEPEDITLRRPTLDEVFLHLTAEEVAA
- a CDS encoding SDR family NAD(P)-dependent oxidoreductase, coding for MSRTVIVAGGTGGLGSAVTAEFLTAGWRVVVPGRSEATLASLGQHERLQTLVADLSDPAGAQQVAELAAADQDAPVKALLNLVGGFASGARVHETPIEDFENQLRLNLRPMYLITQAALPHLIAAGGGAIVCTSSGSALKPFSGAAGYITAKAGVLAFVDALAVEYAKDNIRVNAIIPGTIDTPANREARPTANTTTWTPPARIATVLRFLAENDSLTGAHLPV
- a CDS encoding FAD-dependent monooxygenase, with protein sequence MSKNVLISGAGIAGPALAYWLHRYGFRPTVVEVAATPRPGGQTVDVRGIAREVVTRMGLMPAIEARLMHERGMEYVRASGRRSAAMPVELLDGAGPVAELEILRGDLAEILLDATAGDVEYLYGDSVTALSEDDRGVVVTFREGGERRFDLVVGADGVHSQVRSTAFGPESEYVRHLGGYGAFFTVETPEPLDGWMKIYSAPGGRWVGLRPDHDPRQAKALLNFRSATISYDRRDVQEQKALLAKTFAGLGWHTPKILEQLPDADDFYFDTTSQVVVPEWSRGRVVLIGDAGYCGSPLAGHGTALSLVGAYCLASELAIAEGNHLRAYPAYQARMQPYVGQRMELPPGGIKMAMPMTRTGIVLRDAATRLMTSRPFRPLLAKAAAGSPDEISLTSYDALSGAAAPGGIAAVTPTPE
- a CDS encoding TIGR03086 family metal-binding protein; translated protein: MEIRDLDRRAGALLGEVVMQVRPEQLWFPTPCPDWTVRGLLRHIVSENEGFAAAATDGSAPVQTWTGGRLGDNPAGAYRRSNARVAEAFADGGALDRPMEVREFGTFPRRVALTFRQLDCVVHAWDLARAIDIPYDPPADMVEIALTLARRIPDTDSTRGPGAAFERSVKVPGDASDLATLLALLGRNPDWISPLD
- a CDS encoding NADPH-dependent 2,4-dienoyl-CoA reductase produces the protein MSAYPNLLAPLDLGHVTLKNRVIMGSMHTGLEDRAKDLPKLAAYFAERARGGVALMVTGGYAPNRTGWLTPFGSKLTSRRQARKHRIVTDAVHAEGGLIALQILHAGRYAYHPFSVSASALKAPINPFKPRALSDRGVRRQIDAYVECAALAREGGYDGVEVMGSEGYFINQFLAERTNKRKDRWGGSPQNRRRLAVEIVRRIRERVGPDFLIIYRLSMADLVEGGQSWEEVVALGKEIEAAGASIINTGIGWHEARVPTIVTSVPRAAFTSVTASFSPHVSIPVVTSNRINLPQVGEEVLARGDADLISMARPFLADPEWVLKATTDRADEINVCIACNQACLDHVFAKKTASCMVNPRAAHETELVLLPTRRTKKIAVVGAGPAGLAAAVTAAERGHQVELFEADDEIGGQFGIAQKIPGKEEFAETIRYYRRRLDLTGVKLHLGHRATAEDLNGFDEVVLATGVVPRVPDIPGIEHEKVLSYVDVVRHGRHVGTSVAVVGAGGIGVDVSEFLTTTESPTLDLAAWKAEWGVADPTVAPGALTTPRPEASPRKVYLLQRKPGKIGAGLGKTTGWVHRAALKNKQVEQLRGVNYERIDDEGLHITFGPHHENPRTLAVDTIVICAGQEPVRDLAATLTTPVHLIGGADVATELDAKRAINQATRLAATL
- a CDS encoding PadR family transcriptional regulator, whose amino-acid sequence is MALEHAILVSLTERAGSGYELAHRFDRSIGFFWPATHQQIYRVLRRMDEAGWVTHTEVAQEGRPDKKVYQVSATGRDELARWLAEPVDPAVLRDGLAVKIRGASLGDTAAVLREVVRHRGEHAALLEVYHGIRRRDFPKPAKLSGRELHQYLVLRGGIRAEESFLAWCDEVIEAMRSEQS
- a CDS encoding HhH-GPD-type base excision DNA repair protein, producing MGFQIANEPAADKVLDEYPFAVLMGMMLDQQYGMEHAFRGGWKVLSRFGTLDPAAIAAAEPEAFKELCSRPPAIHRFPGSMAARLQELAALVESKYDGDVTRLWTEPTTGKELFKRVQELPGFGKQKAQIFVALLAKQLGIRPDGWEEAAGDYALDGHRSVADVVDADSLSKVREYKQQKKAAAKAATTK
- a CDS encoding HD domain-containing protein — translated: MNRIADIEIPDSKLATEATELVRDLTDDLIYHHSRRVFLFGSLQGRDLKYDPELLYVGAMFHDLGLTSAYRDSMQRFELDGADAAAAFLRDRGINEADAELVWTAIALHTTPEIPHHLRPEVALVTAGVEADVLGIALDRIPAAARAEIVAAHPRPDFKNRILEAFTRGIEHRPATTFGNVKADVLARYVPGFQPINFVDTILTSAWPE
- a CDS encoding TetR/AcrR family transcriptional regulator yields the protein MPGKKTAAADPARSLALLWGTHTKPGRSGLTLRAIIDTAIELADANGLEAVSMRLVAEQLKAGTMSLYTHVPGKGELTVLMYDSVYGDLYADADEPVRQPGGWRGALEFVAQRNWDLLMRHPWIHEVPAVRSTVGPNIIAKYETELRPLDGLGLTDVEMDSTLNLILTHVRGTARTAAEHLRTQRESGMTDAEWWLTTGPALAHYMGALADRFPVAGRVGSATGEQHQAAINSEHALKFGLERILAGVALLIEERNS